A window of the Sardina pilchardus chromosome 21, fSarPil1.1, whole genome shotgun sequence genome harbors these coding sequences:
- the LOC134069423 gene encoding protocadherin alpha-8-like, with protein MGGGRQRSRLEYPWIAVQLFMLLCLEQTARAQIRYSVPEEVKDGSVVGNIAKDLGLDVSTLAERGFRIVSGSKDALFQVNQNNGVLIVHRKIDREELCDGNSACLVNLKIAVENPLEIHYVSVEIVDVNDHAPRFSKKEQHLEIAENTLPGADFPLVAARDFDSGVNSLRLYKLSHSEHFELEVRDDGEENKIPLLKLQKSLDREHKSKHNLVLTAVDGGNPSRSGSINITVTVLDINDNRPVFSQNVYTASIKENTPANAFVLKVNASDADDGLNGEVMYSFDGNLKQNVYDTFEVDKITGEIRVKSKIDFENTEVYRADVTASDKGQPPMTTNCRVMIKVIDVNDNKPDIEVTSLSNVVSEGSKPGTVISLISVTDKDSGVNGKVICNLSENVPFELKPSFQDNMYSLVIKGQLDRELVPEYDITIVATDLGQPALSTSKTFNVQISDINDNAPEFPQNPLELYLAENNAPGASIFSVSAFDKDANDNAAITYHIIRSEGTQQDIVSFLNINSENGHIHALKSFDFESIKTFQFQVLAKDSGSPPLSSNVTVKVFIQDQNDNAPVILSPVSANGSAEGVEETPRNVNQGYLVTKVRAYDADIGYNGWLLFSLQEVSDHTLFSLDRYTGQIRTLRPFTETDEAKHKLVILVKDNGNVSLSASATVIVTLVEPKEAFAASDVRSAVINDKDSDVTLYLFIALGSVSCLFIVSMVVLIAMRCSKPTDYTSKYLQDTNYDGTLCHSIQYRSGDKRYMLVGPRMSIGSTIVPGSNGNTLVVPDRRSRASGEVRVCINLL; from the coding sequence ATGGGAGGCGGCAGACAAAGGAGCAGATTGGAGTATCCATGGATAGCTGTACAGCTCTTCATGCTTTTGTGTTTGGAGCAGACGGCCCGGGCACAAATACGATATTCAGTTCCAGAGGAGGTGAAAGACGGATCTGTTGTCGGAAATATTGCAAAGGATTTGGGCCTGGACGTTAGCACTTTGGCAGAGAGAGGTTTTCGTATTGTTTCCGGATCTAAGGACGCTCTTTTTCAGGTAAACCAGAACAACGGCGTCTTGATTGTGCATAGGAAGATTGACAGAGAGGAGCTGTGCGATGGCAATTCAGCATGCTTAGTTAACCTGAAAATAGCAGTAGAAAACCCTTTGGAGATACATTATGTGTCGGTTGAGATCGTGGATGTTAATGACCACGCTCCACGCTTCTCCAAGAAAGAACAACATTTGGAAATAGCAGAAAACACACTACCGGGCGCGGATTTCCCATTAGTAGCTGCCCGCGATTTTGACTCCGGTGTAAATTCTCTGCGTCTCTATAAACTGAGTCACAGTGAACATTTTGAGCTCGAAGTGCGAGACGATGGCGAAGAGAACAAAATTCCACTTCTAAAATTACAGAAGTCTTTAGACAGAGAACATAAATCTAAACATAATTTAGTGTTAACTGCAGTTGATGGTGGGAACCCGTCCAGATCAGGCAGCATAAATATTACTGTAACTGTGCTTGATATAAATGATAACAGGCCAGTCTTCAGTCAAAATGTCTACACAGCATCTATCAAAGAGAATACTCCAGCTAATGCATTCGTCTTAAAAGTGAATGCTAGTGATGCTGATGACGGCTTAAATGGCGAGGTGATGTATTCATTTGATggcaatttaaaacaaaacgtGTATGACACTTTTGAAGTAGATAAAATCACTGGGGAAATCCGAGTGAAAAGCAAAATTGACTTTGAGAACACGGAAGTTTATAGAGCGGATGTTACAGCTTCAGATAAAGGACAGCCTCCTATGACGACAAACTGTAGAGTGATGATAAAAGTAATTGACGTTAATGACAATAAACCTGACATTGAGGTTACTTCACTGTCCAATGTGGTTTCAGAGGGCTCTAAACCCGGGACCGTTATTTCTCTGATTAGTGTTACTGATAAAGATTCTGGTGTTAATGGCAAGGTTATCTGTAATTTATCCGAAAATGTCCCCTTTGAGCTGAAACCTTCATTTCAAGATAATATGTATTCCCTTGTAATCAAAGGACAGCTGGACAGAGAGCTTGTACCTGAATATGATATCACCATAGTAGCCACTGACCTCGGTCAGCCAGCATTGTCCACCTCTAAAACATTTAATGTCCAAATATCTGACATTAATGACAACGCCCCCGAGTTCCCCCAGAACCCCCTCGAGCTTTACCTGGCGGAGAATAACGCACCCGGTGCCTCCATATTTTCTGTAAGCGCGTTTGACAAGGATGCGAATGACAACGCCGCCATTACATATCACATAATTAGGAGTGAGGGAACGCAACAGGACATAGTATCATTCTTAAACATAAACTCAGAAAACGGACACATCCACGCATTAAAAAGCTTTGATTTTGAAAGTATAAAAACGTTCCAGTTCCAAGTTCTCGCCAAAGACTCGGGCAGCCCACCACTTAGCAGCAATGTTACCGTTAAAGTATTTATTCAGGATCAGAATGATAACGCTCCAGTAATTCTGTCTCCGGTCAGCGCAAACGGCTCTGCCGAAGGTGTGGAGGAGACTCCGCGCAATGTGAACCAAGGTTATTTGGTCACAAAGGTCAGGGCCTACGACGCTGACATAGGATACAACGGCTGGCTACTCTTTTCTCTGCAAGAAGTGTCTGATCACACGCTCTTTAGTTTGGACCGCTATACTGGACAGATAAGAACACTTCGGCCATTCACGGAAACAGACGAGGCTAAACATAAACTTGTTATACTAGTCAAAGACAATGGGAACGTTTCACTCTCAGCCTCTGCTACCGTGATCGTCACTCTTGTGGAGCCCAAGGAGGCTTTTGCAGCATCTGATGTCAGAAGTGCCGTCATCAATGACAAGGACAGCGACGTgacattgtatttatttatcgcATTGGGATCagtttcatgtttgtttatagTCAGTATGGTTGTGCTGATTGCTATGCGATGCTCAAAACCTACTGACTACACTTCTAAATATTTACAAGACACAAACTATGACGGGACATTGTGCCACAGCATCCAGTACAGATCTGGTGATAAAAGATACATGCTGGTTGGGCCCAGAATGAGTATCGGTTCCACTATAGTTCCTGGCAGCAATGGAAATACTCTGGTTGTACCTGATCGCAGGAGTAGAGCATCTGGAGAGGT
- the LOC134069425 gene encoding protocadherin gamma-A11-like, which produces MGNGGQRPRREWWWIALRLSLILCFRGHAFAQIRYSIPENVRAGSIVGNIAKDLGLDVGALKERKFRIVSGSDVALFQVNQNNGALYVDKNIDREELCDAIAVCLMNLKTVVENPLEIHYIGVEITDVNDNSPSFSEHNLHLEIFENTLPGTRFELPLARDLDASINSVRLYKLNHNDYFQLQLKDNEDEGKFLFLVLEKTLDREKNAKHILHVTAVDGGNPPKSGTLNITVAVLDTNDNRPVFSQEVYSATLQENAPFGTVVIVVNATDADEGINGKVEYTLGRSLKTMVNDLFTLDSITGEIRVKGPIDFEENEVYRLNVQATDKGTPPMTTDCRVIIRIKDVNDNTPEIEVTSLSNMVSESSKPGNVISLISVVDKDSGDNGKVVCRISDNIPFELKHSGQDNLYSLVTKGHLDREAVSHYAITVSATDLGHPPLSSFKTLHVQLSDVNDNSPEFPQNPLYLYLAENNVPGSSIFSVSASDKDDNENALISYQIARGNGSQIDMTSFLNINSDTGIIHALKSFDFETVKTFQFHVIAKDSGTPSLSSNVTVNVFILDQNDNTPVILSPVSSNGSAEGVEEIPRNVNAGYLVTKVRAYDSDIGYNGWLLFTLQEVTDHTLFGLDRYTGQIRTLRPFTETDDAEHKLVILVKDNGNVSLSATATLKIKLVEPKEAFAASDMKNAVKEDDDTNVTFYLIITLVSVSALFLISVITLIAMQCSKRTDYNSKFLQDTNYDGTLCHSIQYRSGDKRYMLVGPRMSIGSAIVPGSNGNTLVLPDHRGGTSREVRDDDICLRILAGPF; this is translated from the coding sequence ATGGGAAACGGAGGACAAAGACCCAGGCGGGAGTGGTGGTGGATTGCCCTACGTCTCTCTTTGATTCTGTGTTTTCGGGGACATGCTTTTGCGCAGATAAGATATTCAATTCCGGAAAATGTCCGGGCAGGATCTATCGTTGGGAATATCGCAAAGGATTTGGGTCTTGATGTTGGTGctttgaaagagagaaaattccGTATTGTCTCCGGATCCGATGTTGCTCTGTTTCAGGTAAATCAGAACAATGGCGCGTTGTATGTGGACAAGAATATTGACAGAGAGGAGCTGTGTGATGCTATCGCAGTTTGCCTGATGAATTTGAAAACCGTTGTTGAAAATCCACTCGAAATACATTATATAGGAGTGGAGATTACGGACGTAAATGACAATTCCCCGTCCTTCTCTGAACATAATCTCCATTTAGAAATATTCGAGAATACCCTTCCTGGTACACGCTTTGAACTACCTTTGGCAAGAGACCTGGACGCCAGTATTAATTCCGTTCGTCTTTATAAGTTAAATCATAATGATTATTTCCAGCTGCAGCTCAAAGATAATGAAGATGAAGGCAAATTTTTGTTTTTAGTGCTTGAAAAAACTTTGGATAGGGAGAAAAACGCCAAGCACATATTGCATGTGACTGCAGTAGACGGTGGGAATCCTCCAAAATCCGGAACTTTAAACATCACCGTAGCAGTTCTCGATACAAATGATAACAGACCTGTATTCAGTCAGGAAGTTTATTCTGCAACACTTCAAGAAAACGCTCCATTTGGAACAGTTGTAATTGTAGTGAATGCAACTGATGCTGATGAGGGTATTAATGGAAAGGTTGAATATACGTTGGGAAGATCTTTGAAAACAATGGTAAATGATTTATTCACTTTAGACAGCATCACCGGAGAAATCAGAGTAAAAGGTCCGATTGACTTTGAAGAAAACGAGGTATATCGTTTAAATGTCCAGGCTACCGACAAGGGAACACCTCCAATGACTACGGATTGCAGAGttataataagaataaaagaTGTAAATGATAACACGCCAGAGATTGAGGTAACGTCTCTCTCCAATATGGTCTCTGAAAGTTCCAAACCAGGAAATGTGATTTCACTTATTAGCGTTGTCGATAAAGACTCTGGCGATAATGGCAAAGTAGTGTGTCGCATATCAGATAATATACCGTTTGAACTGAAACATTCAGGGCAAGATAATTTGTATTCACTTGTAACAAAGGGACATCTGGATAGAGAGGCCGTGTCACACTATGCTATTACCGTTTCAGCTACAGACCTAGGACACCCACCTCTTTCTTCATTCAAAACTCTTCATGTACAATTGTCAGATGTTAATGACAACAGTCCAGAATTTCCCCAAAATCCACTGTATCTGTATTTAGCGGAAAATAATGTTCCTGGCTCATCCATATTCTCTGTCAGCGCGTCAGATAAAGATGACAATGAAAACGCTTTAATCTCTTATCAAATAGCAAGAGGCAATGGTTCGCAAATTGACATGACATCTTTCCTGAACATTAATTCTGATACCGGTATTATCCATGCGCTGAAAAGCTTTGACTTTGAAACAGTGAAAACTTTCCAATTTCACGTGATTGCCAAGGACTCTGGAACACCTTCCCTTAGTAGTAATGTGACAGTTAACGTGTTCATATTAGATCAGAATGACAACACACCGGTAATACTTTCTCCAGTTAGCAGTAACGGCTCCGCTGAAGGGGTGGAGGAGATTCCACGCAATGTCAATGCAGGCTACTTAGTGACTAAAGTCAGAGCGTACGACTCTGATATTGGTTACAACGGCTGGTTACTTTTTACTCTTCAAGAAGTTACAGACCACACTCTTTTTGGATTGGACCGCTACACAGGACAAATTAGGACTCTCCGCCCATTCACGGAAACAGACGATGCTGAGCATAAACTGGTCATACTGGTCAAAGACAATGGAAACGTTTCACTTTCAGCAACAGCAACTTTGAAAATAAAGCTTGTGGAGCCAAAAGAGGCGTTTGCAGCGTCTGATATGAAGAACGCAGTAAAAGAAGACGATGACACTAATGTGACATTTTACTTGATAATAACCTTAGTGTCAGTTTCAGCCCTTTTTCTAATAAGCGTAATTACTTTAATCGCCATGCAATGCTCAAAACGCACAGACTACAATTCCAAGTTCTTACAAGACACAAATTACGATGGAACATTGTGCCACAGCATCCAGTACAGATCCGGAGACAAACGGTACATGCTAGTTGGCCCTAGAATGAGCATCGGCTCCGCGATTGTTCCGGGAAGTAACGGGAATACCCTTGTGTTACCGGATCACAGAGGGGGAACGTCTCGGGAGGTAAGAGACGATGACATCTGTTTAAGAATTCTAGCTGGGCCATTTTAA
- the LOC134069426 gene encoding protocadherin alpha-8-like, translating to METGGQRRRWDYWWMALHFSLLLCFRDRVSAQIKYSIQEEAKAGSVVGNIAKDLGLDISSLVNRRFRIVSGSKDALFQVNQNTGVLYVDNTVDREELCDDSGACSINLKIVVENPLEIHYVAVEITDVNDNFPSFHEKEQFLEMAENTMTGRRFELQTARDLDVGINSVRYYKLDPNDYFDLELSDSGYGDKSPHLVLKKPLDREKSDKHILLLTALDGGNPPKSGTLNITVTVLDTNDNRPVCSQETHSVTLEENVPNGTIVTIVNATDLDDGVNGQVEYSFGRVVKHKIQDMFQLDKLTGEIRVTGKVDFEENAMYRLSIRASDKGQPSLDSDCKVIVTVVDLNDNKPEIEVTSLSNLVSEDSKPGTVISLISVTDKDSGVNGKVHCNIPENLPFELKPSVQNNMYSLVIKQRLDRELESHYDITITATDLGQPPLSTTETLTIEVSDVNDNRPEFAENPLELYLRENNSPGASILSVSASDKDLNENAAIIYHIVRGEGTQNDQSSFLNINSETGSVHALKSFDFETIKKFKFHVIATDSGTPALSNNVTVNVFVLDDNDNAPVILSPVSANGSAEGVEEIPRNAMAGHVVTKIRAYDADIGYNGWLLFSLHEVSDHTLFVLDRYTGQIRTLRSFTETDESEHKLVVLVKDNGNVSLSATATVIIKVVEPKEAFAASDMNSVVKDDEENGVTFYLIITLAAVSTLFLISIIVLVAMQCSKSTDYSSKYLQDPNYDGTLCHSIQYRSGDKRYMLVGPRMSIGSTIVPGSNGNTLVVPDRRRRASEET from the exons ATGGAGACGGGAGGACAAAGGCGCAGATGGGACTACTGGTGGATGGCGTTGCATTTCTCGTTGCTGCTCTGTTTCAGGGACCGTGTATCGGCACAGATCAAATACTCGATTCAAGAGGAAGCGAAAGCGGGCTCGGTTGTGGGCAACATTGCTAAGGATTTGGGTTTGGATATCAGTTCTTTGGTGAACAGGCGATTTCGTATCGTCTCTGGCTCCAAGGACGCTCTTTTCCAGGTAAATCAGAACACTGGCGTGTTATACGTGGATAATACTGTCGACCGAGAGGAATTATGTGATGACAGTGGCGCTTGTTCCATAAACCTGAAAATAGTAGTAGAAAACCCTCTAGAGATACATTATGTGGCAGTTGAAATTACAGATGTGAACGATAATTTCCCATCTTTCCACGAAAAAGAGCAATTTTTAGAGATGGCAGAAAACACGATGACAGGGAGACGCTTTGAACTACAAACAGCTCGGGATCTTGATGTAGGTATCAATTCGGTGCGTTACTATAAATTAGATCCAAATGACTATTTTGATTTAGAACTAAGTGACAGTGGTTACGGGGATAAGAGTCCACATTTGGTATTAAAAAAACCTCTGGACAGGGAGAAAAGTGACAAACACATATTGTTATTGACTGCGCTAGACGGTGGAAATCCACCTAAATCTGGCACTCTTAATATTACTGTTACTGTTTTAGATACAAATGATAATCGCCCAGTTTGTAGCCAAGAGACACATTCAGTCACGCTAGAAGAGAATGTCCCTAATGGAACTATTGTCACTATTGTCAATGCAACCGATTTAGACGATGGTGTAAACGGACAGGTGGAATATAGCTTTGGCAGAGTGGTAAAACATAAAATACAAGATATGTTTCAACTAGACAAACTTACAGGCGAAATACGAGTTACAGGTAAAGTAGACTTCGAAGAGAATGCAATGTACAGACTAAGTATTAGGGCATCTGATAAAGGCCAACCCTCTCTGGATAGCGACTGCAAGGTTATCGTCACAGTTGTAGACTTGAACGATAATAAACCGGAAATAGAGGTGACATCACTCTCTAACTTAGTGTCGGAAGATTCGAAACCCGGGACTGTCATTTCTCTCATTAGTGTAACAGACAAAGACTCTGGCGTCAATGGAAAAGTACACTGTAATATTCCAGAAAACCTGCCTTTTGAGCTGAAACCATCTGTACAGAACAATATGTACTCTTTAGTAATCAAACAGAGGCTAGATCGTGAACTTGAATCTCATTACGATATTACTATAACAGCGACAGATTTAGGTCAACCACCTCTGTCAACAACAGAAACTTTGACCATAGAAGTTTCAGATGTGAATGATAACAGACCCGAGTTTGCTGAGAATCCACTTGAGTTATATTTGCGAGAAAACAACTCACCTGGTGCGTCCATTTTATCTGTTAGTGCATCAGATAAAGACTTAAAtgaaaatgcagcaattatttatCACATTGTCCGaggcgagggaacgcaaaatgATCAGTCCTCTTTTCTTAACATCAACTCTGAAACAGGAAGTGTCCATGCACTGAAGAGTTTTGACTTTGAAACTATTAAGAAATTCAAATTCCACGTGATAGCCACGGACTCTGGAACCCCTGCCCTTAGCAATAACGTTACTGTGAACGTATTTGTTCTGGATGATAATGACAATGCTCCCGTGATCTTATCTCCCGTGAGTGCTAACGGATCCGCCGAGGGTGTGGAGGAAATTCCTCGAAATGCGATGGCGGGACATGTGGTGACTAAAATACGGGCCTACGACGCAGACATTGGATATAACGGTTGGCTACTATTTTCACTTCACGAAGTTTCCGATCACACGCTGTTTGTTCTGGATCGTTACACTGGACAAATACGAACTCTTCGCTCATTCACAGAAACAGACGAATCAGAGCATAAACTCGTTGTACTTGTCAAAGACAATGGAAACGTGTCTCTCTCAGCCACTGCGACTGTGATCATCAAAGTTGTGGAACCTAAAGAGGCTTTTGCAGCCTCTGATATGAACAGTGTTGTAAAAGATGACGAAGAAAACGGGGTCACATTTTACTTAATAATAACTCTTGCTGCGGTTTCAACGCTATTTCTTATAAGCATTATCGTGCTAGTTGCCATGCAATGTTCAAAGTCTACGGACTATTCATCAAAGTATTTACAAGACCCTAACTACGACGGCACGCTGTGCCACAGCATTCAGTACAGATCTGGTGATAAAAGATACATGCTGGTTGGACCCAGAATGAGTATCGGTTCTACTATAGTTCCTGGCAGCAATGGGAATACTCTGGTTGTACCTGATCGAAGAAGGAGGGCTTCTGAAGAG ACGTAA
- the LOC134069424 gene encoding protocadherin gamma-A11-like yields MEDRTQRRWWEYGWTALGFYLLLCFARPTSAQIRYSVAEEVKEGFVVGNIAKDLGLDPSTLVDKRLRIVSGSKDTLFEVNQNNGALLVSRKLDREELCDGNEACLINLKIVVENPLEIHYVGVEITDVNDHSPSFPERDLHLEIAENTPKGARFELQSARDPDVGINSIRSYKLLPNLYFDLELQDSGYGDKTPYLVLQKPLDRENIQQHIFQLTATDGGIPPRSGSLNITVKVLDTNDNRPACSQSVYTVYLPENAPVGTTLMTINATDVDEGINGEIEYSFSRNIKRRVHDIFTLDSVTGEIKVKGEIDFEEHELHNLIIQATDKGQPPMTADCRVMVKIQDVNDNKPEIDVTSLSNVISEDSKPGTVISLISVRDIDSGVNGKVLCSISNTLPFELKPSIQENMYSLVTKTSLDREKVSQYDIIIQATDLGVPPMTTFKSLVVDVSDVNDNRPQFPQNPLELYLPENNVPGAPIFSVTASDKDLDKNAAITYHILRGEGNDMASFLNVNSDTGVIHALKSFDFETTKSFKFQVVANDSGSPSLSSNVTVNVYILDQNDNVPVILSPVSANGSAEGVEEIARNVNAGHLVTKVRAFDGDVGYNGWLLFSLQEVTDHTLFGLDRYTGQIRTLRPFTETDEAEHKLVILVKDNGNISQSATATVIMKLVEPKEAFSSSDVKTTGDTEDNDITFYLIITLGSVSVLFLVSIVVLIAMQCSKRTDYSSKYLQETNYDGTLCHSIQYRSGDKRYMLVGPRMSIGSTIVPGSNGNTLVVPDRRRTLSEEVRFINMS; encoded by the coding sequence ATGGAAGACCGAACACAAAGGCGATGGTGGGAGTACGGGTGGACTGCACTGGGATTCTACTTGCTGTTGTGTTTCGCGAGGCCGACTTCAGCACAGATCCGATATTCCGTTGCAGAGGAGGTGAAAGAAGGATTTGTTGTTGGAAACATTGCTAAGGATTTGGGTCTGGACCCCAGCACTTTGGTGGACAAAAGATTGCGTATTGTTTCTGGATCGAAAGACACGCTGTTCGAGGTAAATCAGAACAATGGCGCTTTATTAGTCAGTAGAAAACTGGACAGAGAGGAGCTATGTGATGGCAACGAAGCATGTTTGATCAACTTAAAAATTGTTGTGGAAAACCCTCTTGAAATTCATTATGTTGGTGTTGAAATTACTGATGTAAATGACCACTCGCCGAGTTTCCCAGAGAGAGACTTGCATTTAGAAATAGCAGAGAATACGCCAAAGGGTGCACGCTTCGAGCTACAGAGCGCTCGTGATCCAGATGTTGGTATCAATTCTATACGCTCATACAAATTGCTTCCAAATTTGTATTTTGACTTGGAATTGCAAGACAGTGGATACGGAGATAAAACCCCATATTTAGTCTTGCAAAAACCGCTAGACAGAGAAAATATCCAACAGCATATATTTCAATTGACAGCGACAGATGGTGGCATTCCCCCAAGATCGGGTAGTCTTAACATTACTGTTAAGGTGCTTGACACAAATGACAACCGACCTGCATGCAGTCAAagcgtgtatacagtatatttaccgGAGAATGCTCCTGTTGGTACCACTCTTATGACCATAAATGCTACAGATGTTGACGAGGGTATTAATGGTGAAATTGAATATTCTTTTAGTAGAAACATAAAACGTAGGGTGCATGACATTTTCACATTAGATAGTGTTACGGGTGAGATTAAAGTTAAAGGTGAAATTGACTTTGAGGAACATGAACTTCACAACTTAATCATACAAGCCACTGATAAGGGCCAACCCCCTATGACTGCTGACTGTCGAGTAATGGTAAAGATACAAGACGTAAATGACAATAAACCAGAAATAGATGTAACTTCACTTTCTAATGTGATATCTGAAGATTCTAAGCCTGGAACGGTGATATCCCTAATTAGTGTTCGAGATATTGACTCTGGTGTAAACGGTAAAGTTCTGTGTAGCATCTCAAACACTTTACCATTCGAGTTAAAGCCATCAATACAAGAAAATATGTACTCCTTAGTAACTAAAACAAGTTTAGACAGGGAGAAGGTGTCACAGTATGACATTATTATACAAGCAACAGACCTTGGAGTGCCCCCAATGACTACATTCAAAAGTCTGGTTGTGGACGTATCTGATGTAAATGACAACAGACCACAATTTCCTCAAAATCCTCTTGAGCTGTATTTACCAGAAAATAACGTTCCCGGTGCGCCTATATTCTCTGTAACTGCTTCAGACAAGGATTTGGATAAAAATGCTGCCATCACATATCACATTCTTAGAGGTGAGGGGAATGACATGGCGTCTTTCTTGAACGTTAATTCGGACACAGGAGTAATCCATGCGCTAAAAAGTTTTGACTTTGAAACTACAAAGTCGTTTAAGTTTCAAGTGGTGGCAAATGACTCTGGAAGCCCCTCGTTGAGCAGCAATGTGACGGTGAATGTATACATCTTAGATCAAAACGACAATGTTCCAGTCATTTTGTCTCCTGTCAGTGCAAACGGCTCGGCTGAAGGCGTGGAAGAAATTGCTCGAAATGTGAACGCAGGCCACTTGGTCACCAAAGTGAGAGCTTTTGATGGAGATGTTGGATACAATGGATGGCTACTATTTTCTCTTCAGGAAGTTACTGACCACACTCTCTTTGGTTTAGACCGTTATACAGGACAGATAAGGACGCTTCGTCCTTTCACAGAAACAGACGAAGCTGAGCATAAGCTAGTCATATTAGTAAAGGACAATGGGAATATTTCGCAGTCTGCAACAGCGACTGTTATCATGAAATTAGTGGAGCCCAAAGAAGCGTTTTCCTCGTCTGATGTAAAAACAACAGGGGACACAGAGGACAATGACATCACTTTTTACCTTATCATAACTCTGGGATCCGTTTCCGTGCTTTTTCTCGTCAGCATCGTTGTTTTGATTGCGATGCAATGCTCTAAACGCACAGACTATTCATCCAAATATCTACAAGAGACTAACTACGACGGTACATTGTGCCACAGCATTCAGTACAGATCGGGAGATAAACGGTACATGCTAGTTGGACCAAGAATGAGCATTGGTTCAACCATAGTACCGGGGAGTAACGGAAATACTCTGGTTGTTCCCGATCGCAGGAGAACGCTTTCCGAAGAGGTAAGATTTATTAACATGTCATGA